A stretch of DNA from Anopheles nili chromosome 2, idAnoNiliSN_F5_01, whole genome shotgun sequence:
AAAGAACTTAGTATTTAAGCAACGAAAATGTGTTAATAAATTCAGATTCATATTTAGAAACTCTATGGAGAAACGTCTCGactttcgtttgaattttcttgGCCTCTCCCTAGCATTTGTTGTTGAATCTCAACCGGGTCTTCTACCCTCATCGATAATGGTATCAGTTGTTCCACTTTCACGGCATTGGTTCATATACACCGAAAAAACTAGTGGGAAATTTAATGAATATTCGGGTGCAGAATCCCACACGTTTCAAAAATCCTTCGACGGTTGGACTTAAGATTCAGAAGGGCATTTCCTTCGCGTGGCCGAACTCGAGCTCTGTGCGCCAACAGAACGATGGGACATAATAATCAAGAATTGGAAACAGCCAAAAAGGAACGTTGGAGAATGGTGATATTGTTGCTTAACGAAGAGAAACAGTGTATCCTTGGAAGGAAAATACAAGCAAAAAGTAAAGATGTTTTCAACTATGAATAAGTGCACGGTTTGGAAGAACAGCAGGAATTATGAAGCCATGGAAGAGCCGAGAATTATGTAAAACACTGATCAGCGGGAGAAgagattaattaaaaacatgtaaaatttATAAgtgtgaatttaatttttttctaataaaaaTCGAAGCAAGAAATATTACAtgcagttgttgtttttttaaatccaacTGATTAGGAATTCGTATTCAATTTTCAAGAAGTAGTTTGAGAAATAAATCCATCCGctatttcattaaatttcttttacatttttcattttttttagcCAACTGGGTCGATTTAACTAGATATTAAAATACTTTAAATTCAACTGTCAAAAAGAACACATCCCGCCCGAAGTGTTCATGtattttctgttctttttgtgtgtgtttgcatacAATTAATTGTGCATTTATAACCATCCATAAACACagctaataaaataaatgttttgcaAATTGTTAGTAAATTGTAAAACCTATCTCCTGTGACCATATTGTTTACCTTTCTACATATGTATATACTGATTTGCTGTAAAAAGCCAAATAGCACGAATAAGCTCAGATTGCTCTTCATCAAATCGGCCATTTGCAAGTACACTGACTGAGTGTAAAAGCACCCATTACCATGGAAATGCGTTGCAAAACCAGATGGTTGTGATTTTCATGGCCAACtgcaaaacagaaacaacacCGTGTGACAGTGCGTTTCCTGCGTACTGTGGTTAATCGAATGACGGCGAAAGCTTTCCCCGATGACGTCACCGTAATGCAATTGGAAAGCAATCAATTGCGCCGCTTTATCCTTATCGGCAACGTGCCAGGCACCGGCATCAATGGCCGCCAAGcgacgtcctttttttcatccttatCCTTACGGAGGAGGGAAAGGACTCCCAGTAAAAGCTGATCGGCTCGTTTTCCCACGCTTTTTACCCTGCTCGAAGGGTTCGAAAGGGGGTTGCAGGATCCGGCCCGTTGTGGTAACTTATCAATGAAAATGTCCTGTTACCCTCTGACAACCCCTCTTTTCGGTGGGTTCCATTCGCGCGCACTCACAATCGCACTAGTGAAGTGTGAAATTGAAgtttaaatgtaatttttcaaccaaccAATTCGGCCACAGGATGCGTCGCAGGCTAGGACGACCCTATAAAAGCAGATAGATGGCACTACGAAGGGTATCAGTTTCATTCGGAAGGTGTTAGCAAGAGGTCTTCTGAGTTGCCCCGACGAAAAGCTGAAGTTCGAGTTGAAGTTCAAGTTACGATGAGTGCAGGATACGTGACGATGGCGAAACGTGGAACCATTTTCATGGTCGTCTGCATCGGGTTGGTGGCGAGTGTGCGGTGTGTGGCCTCGTTGGCTCACGAAGGACGTGCTCTGGTGGCGGAAACGTGCACCGATGACGTTGGTGAACGGCAGCATTATTCTGATCGGcgtatcgatcgattggaTCAGGATCAGGAACaacggctgctgctgtttaaCCGGGTGGTGCAAACTCGGCGGGGTGACGAGTGGCTCGGGAAGGCTGACCACGGTGACCGAGTTGGCCGTGTAGTCCTGAACGAGCGCGAGCGTCGTGACGTTGAGCGGGTGGAACGTCACGAGGATGAGGATCGTGTCCGTGTTGAGATGGCTGAAGGACGAGCAAGGAATATGGTAGCTCGTCAAGCGGACGAACGGCGTGAGCTGGAACGTAGGGAAAGAGGCGAAGCTGAACACAGTGAGACTCGTGACCGTTTCGAGGAACGCCGTGAGGAACGTCGTGAGGAACGTCGAGAAGAACGCGAGGAACGCCTGCAAAATCGAATGGAACGACGTGAGGATCGTGCGGAACGTCGTGATGAACGAGAGAATCGTTTCCAAGAGCGAATGGAACGAGCAGAACGAGCGGATCGCCGTACTGAGCGAAACGAACGGCTTCAGGATCAAAGGAATCGAGCGGAACGCCGTTTGGAACGAGACGATCGGCGTGAGGATCGCGAGGAACGTCGTGAGGACAGTGTGGAGCGTCGCAATGCACGAGAGGAACGATCTGGAGAGCTAGTGGATCGAGCTGAACGACGTGAGGAGCGGTTGGAACGTGCCGAGCGTCTCAACGAACGACAAAACGAGCGAGAAGAACGTTCCGAAGAGCGAATGAATCGAGAGGAACGGCGTGAGGATCGAACTGAACGACTCTTCGAACGAGCTGAACGGCGTGAGGGTGATGAAGAACGCCGCCTGGAACGAGAGGAACGTCGCAATGAGCGAGAGGATCGCCTCCAAGATCGAGTGGAACGAGAGGATCGCCGTGAAGAGCGTCGTACCGAACAAGAGGAGCGATCGGAAGGTCGATTGAATCGAGCTGAACGACGCGAGGAACGAGCAGATCGTCAAAACGATCTCCAGGAACGTCTCGAAGATCGACTGGATCGCGAGGAACGTCGCAATGCACGAGAGGAACGCTCAGAAAATCGTGCAACTCGAGCTGAACGGCGACAGAATAATATGGAACGAGAGAATCGACTAGAGGAACGACTCCCAGAACGAATGGATCGTCGCTTGGAACGTGCAGAGCGACGTGAAGATGGTGTGCAACGTCGAGATGAACGATCGGAACGTCGCATGGAACGAGCTGAGCGTCGAGAAGAAGTCGAGGAACGTCGTGTTGATCGGGCAGAGCGCCGTGACAACCCAGCGGAGCGTCGCAACGACCGAGAAGAACGCAGAGAAGTTCGCGAACGCCGTGAGGTGCGAATGGATCGAGATGAACGCCGTCAGGAACGGGAAGAACGTCGCGAGGATCGTTCAGAACGCCGCCAGGAACGTGAAGAACGTCGCGAGGATCGTTACGAACGTCGTCAGGAACGGGAGGAACGTCGTGAAGAACTGGAACGATCTTCTGAAGCCACTCGCCGTGAGCAATCTGAGCGACGCTTCGAACAGGATCGCCATGAAGGTGTACTACGGCGCACTGCTGAAAAGCGAATTGTTGAATCGGATCTCGTTCGCTACATGGACGGTGGAGTGAAGATGGCTGCCTTCGAGCAGGAGAACGCCTTCCTTTACCAGCTCATCCAAACGGCTGCACTGGTCGGTGTTGCCAGCTATTGGTTGCTCAAAGGCACAGGAGGTGATGGCGAGTTGACCAAGAAGAACCCAACTTCGCCATCTGTGGTGGCCAAGGTCGGCAAACTGCTTGGCTTCGGGCAGGAGTAGATCGTGCAATCCTGTGACTGCTCGATCAGCTAATCGCTACATTATAATCCACGCTATCACACACTTATATTCCAGTGCATTCAGGCATAGATAGGCGAGTTGCCCTTgtagagagatagagataggCAGGAGTGTAGAATGGATCAGGACTGAAAGGCTTAACAGACAGTACAAACAAGCATCAAACTACTCTTACATATTATCACTATTGGTGTACTAGtcaaatagagagagagagacagaaagagagagagggagagagagaacgatgcattttccttttaggaagaaaaaaactcctaaacaaaaaaacaaagcaagagCCAATAATACGAAGTGTTAGTAATACAACAGCTTAGCAACAATGAGACAAATAGACACAGCAAACATCAAGAAAATGCGTGTGATAAGCGAGTGGCTCTAGGAGGATCAGAGCCTAGGACACTGTTGGAGTGCATCATAGTAAGAGAAGATCATCACGCACGCAATAAGGCAAGAGATCGATTGTTAGTTTgatcgttttccattcactTACGGAGCTAGTCCGGCAATAACATAAtaatgtcctttttgcttaGAGCATTCCgaggttgctgctgttgaatAATAGTGTGACGGATCTATACCCACCTGCTGCATCTCGACATCTGTTAGCTGTTTAGAGGCAGAAAACGGTGACCATTCATTAGGCAGAGCCTATTTATAGTGTAGCCATTGTGACAcagcaacgacaacgacaTCGAGAGGAGAGGAGGAGGATATAAATAAAAGGGAGAAACGAAGGGGGGCGACGACGAtcttgggaaaataatttaaacatttaAATACCAGTACCACTTAGACGGAGAACAGTTACAATAAAacatatctatatatatatttgtgcTGCAACAAACtgtgcgtctttttttttattgaatttccaGCCATATTTGAACACGTAACTTTGAAGAcagtttcaaacaaaaataacactcaacattttatgaaatttcaTAAAAGAAACGAGATAAATCTTGAGGAACTTCCTTTTagaaaagtaaataaatgttATTTGTCGCAGCTTTCACACAAAAATTCGAAACGCAGCATACCAGCGGAGAGGTAGTATttttatcgatcgatttgtatggaaaatCTTGGACTTTTGCAGATAGTTtcgaaaaaagcaacatcaCACATTTTACCACAAAAATCCTCCTCAACAGCATAGCCATGGAGCTAGAGCTGAGCTGCAGCCATGGAATGAATTTCAACTAGTaacagagaaaaataaaaaaaagtatttgtTTCCGCCCGGGTTCGAACCGGGGACCTTCTGCGTGTGAAGCAGACGTGATAACCACTACACTACGGAAACACACTGAGGGAAAGCTCACCAAGACGTTATTTAACCAATGCGCTATGACATAATAGATTGATGACTATCCATCCAGCGTATGATTTTATATCACGATTAAAAAGGGCTACGAACATTACAGCCGTAGACAAGTTTatcgtaaaacaataaatacaaGATAACCATTGCTTTAACATTTATTCCAACGACAATAACATCTTATGACTGAGCTACAGTATAACCGTAGGTATTTTATTCGTATCAAATAGTTGCGTTAATGTTATTGTTTGAAGTACACTTTTATTTACGGTTGTAAACGAcaaccgttttgtttttttattcggcCGTAGTTTATTTGATTCTTctgatctttttttcttttctaagcGAGTTGGAGTTGTAGGTGCAGTAGTCAAACTGTAGGattataaatttgttttgaaaagcTGGAATTAGGATGAGAGCAAACCTCCTTACCGTTCTCATTTTACGTGGGTCAATACTTTGACAACTTTTTGTTGCACGTGCATAATTTTGCACAAGGACACAAGTCCTCCTGTCCGGTTCAATTCTGATCTTGCATAAGATTCGACAACAGCACATCTAATGTATATGCCGAGCATCTTTTCGTAATTTCTGGTCTTTTCGCTACATTTAGGAATACGGGaattcgttaaaaaaaactacatccTGTTACAATGTCCGTCTTCTCCATATTCCCACTCTATCTTGTGCCGCCAATTCTTTCTACCTAGTTATACCCAGCAACCCGGACTTATCAGCAAAAACTTATCGACATTAGAATACATGATTGTCGGAGAGTACGTCAagcgcatttttctttttgcatcaTCCCCTCACGAAAATGCACTGAACGAACAACACCGACGCTGGCACTGGGCTAAGGGTGCACGGATCACCTCGATTGCGTCTAGATTTACGCCTGAGGCTCACCGCCACCAATGTGCGCGTGCTGCTGTGGGACGAAATTGACCACTTCCTGGAACACCAGCTCTGGAAACAAAACGGTCTAATGTTAGACAATGGTCGGCCAGCAAGACTACAGAACACATCATACCCTTCCACCGCTCAACAGGCAAGTCCATATCCTCGAAACTCTGATCGTATAGCGTGGACGTGGGTTCATCGGATGGATCGGCATACTTCTCCAAATACCTACATGCAAATAGAGTGCAAAGAATGCAAGGATTTATGTGACTGCTTCCATACTTTCACCAAACCCCCTTGCACTTACGGATGAGCCAAGGCCTGTTCGGCAGTTATTCGCTTGTCGGCATCCAGTTCCAACATTTTCTCCAACAGATCGATGGCAAGCGGGTTGGCACCTCGAAACACGTCACTGAAATTGCGTTTCTCTGTTTTCGGGAGCGATTTGATGTAGTGTCGTGCCTGCACAATCAGAAGGGTGTCATAAATAAATGTCTCTGATAATTCGTAATGCATTGTTAAAAGTTgatattatattttaaaaataatatcgatTGTGCGAACAATAAATACATCCATAAAGGCTAGAAAGCTGTTGCGCTACCTCTTCGCTGGTGATTTTTTGCATAAGCTCTTCGTTGGGCGCTCCACAGAAGAACATTACCCGAGTCAGATGGTCGATATCTGAGTGTCGGGACACGTGTTTGGTCGTCAAGatttacagtttttttttaatttcatttgtcGATGCCATGCCATAATGCCAGTCCACAATACATTTGCATACGTAAGAATATGAGAGCAGCGTGGCAGGACACAGTATTGTTGTTCAAAGTTAAGGTTTCAACCAACATGCTAGATTGGCTAAACGCGTTATAATTACCATTCCATAAGGTTTAATTCCAtgcaaaatggaaatgttAGTATAGTTTACTCAAGCTAACAAGAATAATatgcaaaatatttattagAAGCTTAGAATTATACGATAGGAGCTAGATATCTGATGTCTGTCGATATCATAAAACAAGACCCAATATACGTATGCTATGATGGTATGATGGCATGTACTAGTTATCATTAAGCACCTCATCACCATCCGCCGAAATAGCTCAGTTGGGAGAGCGTTAGACTGAAGATCTAAAGGTCCCCGGTTCAATCCCGGGTTTCGGCAATCACAActcttttttcctttaccaACATTATCTTTTCCAACTATCACGTATTTTCATATCAGTAATACTTTTCTAACACCtaactattattattatattagaaaaagtataaaatattaattttgcaTTAGCTTGTTATTTTATAAATACTAAATGCAATAGTTATACTAAATATgcttttttaagcaaatttCCAACAGATGATTAGTAATgacaataacaataatcaataaaattaaacttatCATTTTAAATTCAGCGCATGCAATAATTATGCCAGAGCATTTTCCGTCAGTGCTTTGCGAGATGACAACTACTAAAGATTTCCTAAgtccttgtttttttaatgtcaGCATACATGTGTTCAATAAGCACGTCCTTTTAACTTTTTGTACTGTTTAtactattcatttaaaaaaagtaaatttgTTCACTTTAAATAATCACCAAATAATGTTACTGGAAGCTATTTTGAATACCAACAGTAAAACCAAAATGTTCGAACACACACAGTTTTTGTAATAGCATATATCCTTATGTTTGCCAGGAGGACTGCCAATGGAGGACTCACAGAAAATTTTACTAGGCAAACATTGAACGTTCGTTGCGccaataaaaaagaagtaaaactGTCGTGGCCACATATAGTTGAGATTATTAGCGGGCATCCTTTGCATCTAAGATGTTGACTCTGATAGTGACTGATAAAATGAGAATAAATGATCTCAAAAATATGTAGTTAGAGAACAAAATGCTTTTTTCCGGCAAATAATGTAATGATCATAACCTTTCAACCTGTCCGTCCGACTAACTACCAGAACAAACCTATTCAGAATGATTTTAAATGCCCCGCCCCCCACCTGCCGAAATAGCTCAGTTGGGAGAGCGTTAGACTGAAGATCTAAAGGTCCCCGGTTCAATCCCGGGTTTCGGCAATGAGGAGAAAATCCATTCCCCACGAAGTTTTTTTATACATCATAAATAACTTGTCATTTTTTATGCAAGGATTGAAAAAGGCACTAGGAACAAATATATATGAGCAAGTTTTCTTCGAATTTTAATTTGTGATTGTTGCCACTGCCCCCTTAGCACAAAATACCTCGGGATAAGTTTATGATAAAGGCCGAAAAGGATGATATGATGTTTGAATGTATTATCTGTTCATATATGTTTAAATCCGAACAGTAGTCGGAAAGTATATAGCGAATGCGTACAgtttgtatatttttaaattcgtTTTAGGTATTATATCCAGATTAATAGCCAGAACTTCCACCAATTTTCTTTTAGACAATTATACTAGACATTTGTATTCATGTTCGTATTTACTATAAAGTATTAAACATATATTGTACGTGATTTAGGACTCTAGGTAACTCCACAAAATATGGGAGCCCATGAACAACGCCAGATTCATTGTAACTAGACATCCCCCCACCAGCCGAAATAGCTCAGTTGGGAGAGCGTTAGACTGAAGATCTAAAGGTCCCCGGTTCAATCCCGGGTTTCGGCaagccagtttttttttgtctaaaaatcttcctttttttgatcACAATTTTTTTAACCCTAATGCCTGTGCATTATAGAAACAATTGCCATTCTCTTGCCAAAAATACCATTCATTTATATGCATAAGCAATAAAAACCCAATAAACATTCATCACCTTTCTTCCCCAAGTTGGAAGCGGTATGAGGCTACTAATTGATGTTCATTCAACTAGAAGCGTAGGAAACATGTTTCAAGCAGTTTCACAATGATAAAACACAGTCCAAGCCCTGAATGTTCATCCAATCCTAATGTGTCGAAACCGAAATGGCTGCAACACGACGGATAATGACTTAATCAGTGCGCGATCTTTTTTCTCGTGTGCCTTAACAGGGATGCCAGTGCAAGTGTAGGTGCCGGAATGGAATGATGATAAGGCCCCGGCGTTGTCGTAAGTGCACCTCATGTTCGAATGACAAGTTGTACCAATacaaaaaagctcaaacccccccccccccctccacccttttttcccacactTCAGTTTGATAAGAAACGTATGACTTGAGCAAACATTAATACATATATACATCTGCACCCTTTCACAGAGGCTCGGTCACGAATGCTAGACAAGGGTTGAATCATGCCGCCGCCGGTTGCAGCCTAAATTGGCAAGCCCTTTTCCTAGCGTCCATGTTTCCATCATTTTTCCGACACCGTTCGCGGGCTGCGTCTGCTAGATAaatccggttcggttcgtatTGCATTAGGGCATGCTTCGAGACACAATCGAACTGGGCACACACCGAGAAACAAGACAGAATAGGATAGCGATGAAGTCGTAGAACACGACTTCAAATCGAGTAGCAGAGAAAAATccaaatgcagcaaaaaaagaggacAGGAATCTGTAGAATGCTATTCGAATTGGACATAATGATGGCTTTACCGTTCTCCGCGTTACAACTTCTACCGCTGGATAGTCAATCAGTAACGAGAAGCAcaggcacacacgcgcgagaaTAGTTCACGCAAAAATGTCACGACAGTTCTCTGTAGGCAATGTTGCCGTGACAAATTAAATGCATTCTATTCGGGTAGCATACGCTGGCGAGCTGAGGTGTAGAAAAATGTCTTCAATAATGCCAAGCGttagaaaattaataaaaagaaGGTGTATAAAATTGCTCGCTGCAACTAGACACATTCGTACTCATATtatacaaaataataaaaaaccgaaaacgTAAAGAGCCACAGAAACACGTAGATTCAGTGacatacataaaaaaatgcaaatggacATAGCTGAATAGGATGCGAATGTGTTTTTTGAGCAATTACATAATACAGATTATATAATTCAGCTACAGTAAAATAACAATCCTTTCAACCATTATTAGAGAGTTATAAAACAAACGCTTTTTTATCTATGTTCGATTTTATACACCGATTGTACGTCCTCTGTGAACGTCTAGTGTGAAGGGTTCTATTCTATATGCACTACTTTGAACAGCAACGGTCTAATTTTGCAATGCGTACACGCATGAATCCCGGAAGCGTACCcgtttacttttatttatttaaatgcgTCAATAAAGGATATAAAAAATTCAACCTCTTATCGACCTCAATCATCCTATCATCCTAATGGACACAACGTCCAAGTGCATTTGTGCAACCTTTACTCTCTCAACTAGCAACTGCTCTAAAAACCTGGCGCCTTTTGCATCGTTTGTCGCCGTCACGACTTGGCGTGCGcctacggttttttttaatcattacTGACTGCCCACCCTGTTGCAAGTGAGACTGGCAACAGTTTAGGGCAACTGCACTTGGGTGCCGTGCATTGCAAAAGGAGGTTATTAGCGGTGAGTTCATGGGTGGACGTTCTTCTCGGGGGCAGGCCAATGCAGAAAATGTAACGTTGACGCAATGGATACAAGATGGACGAGGTTAGGTTGGGTTGTATGATAAATTGTAATGCTTTTCTACTTTGAGATTTAGAACGTCAACTGACCCTGTCATTTCTAACGGAACCAATTGGTTCACACACCGGAAGAAGATCGATATGCAGTTGCGATCAGGTTTACAGGAAATGTGTAGAACGCTCGTGAGCTTTCAACTGTTTCGTTTGTTAATTTTTGATAGCATATCCTGaagcaaagcaagcaaaaacagCCAAATAACCGATGAAGTATTGCAGTCTCGCTAAAGAAGGGTTTTAAAAAGACACTATTCCGGTCAAAGATTACTCACACTTTCCGAGGATATTTTCGCCATGAACTCATCGTTCGGCGTGCCGAGTATCTCCATGATAAGGTTTAGCTGGTGAATGTCTGTGAAATGATAGCAAAATGGAAGCGcgattgtgttgttttgttgtcgACGCAACCGGGAGTAATCCGTCCCAATCGGGAAGCCATcggggtgaaagaaaatcacatTCAACGGAAGCCCGGAAAGGCGGGCTTTTTTTAAGAAAGTTACGTTTAGGGTTCTTTTTGCACACCACTGGCTAAACGTGTTAGTGACACGGATCGGAGTGTATGCTtcgaaaaggaagcgaacTTTGATAGAAATCTAACAAAAATCCAACTGAAACAGGCTTGAGAAACATGAACATCCAGAAGAGTGTGTAAGAATTTAACATCCAGGAGAGTGTAACAGTTTAAGCTACATGCATGCATAACCGACACCATAAGGAACACCATGTTAGCAGAAATAGCGAACCACACAGCCAGGATATAAATCCAATGCACAACAGCGTGCCACCACCCACGCACCAAAAGAAAATGGTGTGCAAACGCATTTAAGGTAATAtttgttcattcatttttgtttgtaaaaaggATACGGTCGGTGCCGGGGAAAAGGGTCCGGCTGGTCAGCAACTCCGCCATGATACAGCCAACCGACCAAATGTCTACGGTTTGATTGTAGTGCATCCAGTTGAGCATGATTTCAGGCGCACGGTACCAGCGTGTCGCGACGTAGCCGGTCATTTCGTTCTCGGTCGGTCTAGCCAGCCCAAAGTCTAGTATTTTCAGCTCGCAGTCCTCGTTCACGGCAATGTTGGACGGTTTCAGATCCTACGgcgaagagagaaaagcaaacgttAAAACGCGGTGGACAACCCCAACAGGGGGGGATAATTGTACAGTTGATCGATATTTTATGACAACACGGCCTTCGAGAGGGTGGCTAATTTCGTGCCATGGCCACATGGTCAGACCACCCGGTTGGCctggggaaaacaaaacgagacaGCTAGACCTGGTACCCACCCGGTGTATGATGCCGGCACTGTGAATGTACTTGAGTCCGCGCAGGATCTGATAGACGAGAAACTGGACGTGCTCGTCCGAGAGACGCTGGGTGCGGATGATGTTGTTGAGGTCCGCACCCATCAGGTGTGTCACGAGGTAGACCTGCTGGAAGGAATCGAGCGTGTTGTCGCCAGGGTGGAAAACGTCCAGCAAGCCGATAATGTTCTCATGGTTCATGTGCTTCAGCATGCGCAGCTCGCGGTAGGTACGTTTCGCATGTACGGCCGATTGGAATGGACGAGCGAGCTTCTTTATCGCAACCTTAACGTTGTGTTCTGAGTCCATAGCGGAACTGGAAGTAGATGGGTAGAAGGATAACAAAAggaatcaaatcgattgtggGCTGTTGATAGGGCTGGTATTTtaatatacacatatatagcATCATAATTCGTTTAACAAAACTTTAAACAATTTATATCATAATTTTATGATAGCTCAGAATAAAATTCATGTTAATGGTTCTTTTCTCCacaggttctttttttcaatattttgccCTGATGATATAATATTTTCAAGGCAACAATATACAGCTTAAAATATAATGTATGCACATAATCCGTACTCATTTTATGATTAGCACTTTTAAATCTGTTTTTAATATATCAATTATATAATCATTAAAATTACATCAGACAAATAAAAAGATATGTTtgtgcgtgtattttttttttcgcacttaTTGTGATTAGTCATTTGATTTCATCGTTCTAGTCGTAGTATTCTTTTACGTCGGTACCTGTTTGATTTTACTTATGCCACACTCAAACccaaaaattaatttcagtAGCTAGGGTAAAATCTCCTAATGTAGAGAAAGTAAAATGCTAAAATCACAATAAAATTTTAGAAAGACTGTAAACATAGTTTTATTGGAGATATCagtatcaaaaataatttttttacaatttttagAACAAAGACACAAAATTCTGTTTACTAACGGAGGTATGACTCTCCTATGCGTTAATTTGCATTCAATAATTCAAAGAAACTACTTTTAAGGTTATTAAGTTCACCTTAGATGGAATCATTCATACAAGCAATATATTGCGATGTTTTCATTATAATTCATACCCACCAGCGGCTAGACCATTGCATCCGGTTCCCATAATATGGGACCTTCAAAATTTATCTACATTCAACGTACACAGTGGTTCTCTGCGAGTGTATTACACACTTTTCGCAGCCAACGGGGCAGTTTTGGTTTTTACTCTTATACTTTTTTAGTGGCCATCGGGGCATAGTCTAGCACCGCGCTTCTTACTGTTGGCCAATACGTTTGTTTAGACGAATCTTCAGTCGTTTCCGTGTTATTTATAGCACATTTTCAACGAGACCGTCCAATATCGGCAGGAGGCACTGCTCTAGGCGTCGTCAAgtaaaacgaaacagaaactGCAGGCTAATTATTCACACCTCGATCGTTTACATCCACCAACCAGTACCGGTACCACTGTGGATTCAGGTGTACAAAATAGCAACTAGCTGCGCTAGCAATGGCTAAAATGCCGCGGGAAAAGAAATCTAAATATTGTGATTTAAAATGGtgggaaacaaaatcaaaagaaaccaaaaccaaTTACGGCGGGATCTTTGGAAccattttttgataaaattttaacCGATCAAACTCCAACATcgaataaaatagaaaaaaaaattta
This window harbors:
- the LOC128726436 gene encoding trichohyalin-like; the protein is MSAGYVTMAKRGTIFMVVCIGLVASVRCVASLAHEGRALVAETCTDDVGERQHYSDRRIDRLDQDQEQRLLLFNRVVQTRRGDEWLGKADHGDRVGRVVLNERERRDVERVERHEDEDRVRVEMAEGRARNMVARQADERRELERRERGEAEHSETRDRFEERREERREERREEREERLQNRMERREDRAERRDERENRFQERMERAERADRRTERNERLQDQRNRAERRLERDDRREDREERREDSVERRNAREERSGELVDRAERREERLERAERLNERQNEREERSEERMNREERREDRTERLFERAERREGDEERRLEREERRNEREDRLQDRVEREDRREERRTEQEERSEGRLNRAERREERADRQNDLQERLEDRLDREERRNAREERSENRATRAERRQNNMERENRLEERLPERMDRRLERAERREDGVQRRDERSERRMERAERREEVEERRVDRAERRDNPAERRNDREERREVRERREVRMDRDERRQEREERREDRSERRQEREERREDRYERRQEREERREELERSSEATRREQSERRFEQDRHEGVLRRTAEKRIVESDLVRYMDGGVKMAAFEQENAFLYQLIQTAALVGVASYWLLKGTGGDGELTKKNPTSPSVVAKVGKLLGFGQE
- the LOC128720723 gene encoding mitogen-activated protein kinase p38b-like, encoding MPNFYRTEINKTEWEVPKKYQTLTPVGSGAYGQVCSAMDSEHNVKVAIKKLARPFQSAVHAKRTYRELRMLKHMNHENIIGLLDVFHPGDNTLDSFQQVYLVTHLMGADLNNIIRTQRLSDEHVQFLVYQILRGLKYIHSAGIIHRDLKPSNIAVNEDCELKILDFGLARPTENEMTGYVATRWYRAPEIMLNWMHYNQTVDIWSVGCIMAELLTSRTLFPGTDHIHQLNLIMEILGTPNDEFMAKISSESARHYIKSLPKTEKRNFSDVFRGANPLAIDLLEKMLELDADKRITAEQALAHPYLEKYADPSDEPTSTLYDQSFEDMDLPVERWKELVFQEVVNFVPQQHAHIGGGEPQA